DNA from Asanoa sp. WMMD1127:
GCCGCTACGTCGAGCGGGCCGAGGACACCGCTCGCATCCTGGACGTCCACCTGCACCAGATGCTCGCCGACCCGTGGGTGCCCGAGGAAACCGCGTGCCGCTCGCTGCTGTCGGTGATGGGCGCGCCGGTGCCGGACACGGGACCGCTCTCCGCCGCCCGCGTGGTCGCGCTGCTCGGGCTCGCCGCCGACAACCCCAGCTCGGTGGCCGGCGCGCTGGCCGCGGCCCGGGAGAACGCCCGAGGCGCCCGCGAGACCGTCTCGTCCGAGATGTGGGAGTGCCTCAACGCCACCTGGCTCGCCCTGCCGGAAGCGCGCGCCCGGGTGGAGCAGCAAGGCGTGCACGCCTTCTTCGGTTGGGTCCGCGACCGCTGCGCCGTGCTGGCCGGCCTCACCGACGCCACGATGAGCCGCGACGAGGGTTGGCTGTTCCTCGTGCTCGGCCGCAGCGTCGAACGGGTCGACATGTCGGCGCGGTTGCTGTCGACCCACGTCCAGGCCGGGGGCTCGATCCCGTCGTGGCTGACGCTGCTGCGGTCGTGCGGGGCGTGGGAGACGTTCCTGCGCACCTACCGCGGCTCGCTCGACGACCGGCACGCCGCCGAGTTCCTGCTCCTCGACCGGCTCTTCCCGCGGTCGGTGTTCGCGGCGCTGTCGACCGCCGAGTCGTGCCTGACCGAACTGGCGCCCGGCCCGGGCCGGGCCGGCGTCGCGACGGACGCGCAGCGGATCGTCGGCCGGTCCCGGACCAACCTCGAGTTCCGGGGCGTCGACGAGCTGCTGGCCGACCTGGCCGGCGTCCTGGACGGTGTGGAGCGCACGTGTTCGCAGGTCAACCAGGCGGTGTCCACCCGGTACTTCCGGCAGACCTCCGCGGTGAGCTGGGTTACGGGGGCGGTGGCGTGAACAGCTGGCGGCTGGAGATCGAGCACAGGACCGGCTTCCGGTACGACGGCCAGGTCGCCGCTTCCTACAACGAGGCCCGGATGACCCCACGGGACGAGCCGCACCAGGCGGTCCTCGACGCGCGGGTGGAGGTCTGGCCCGAGGCCAGCACCCATCGCTACGTCGACTACTGGGGCACGGTGGTGACCGCGTTCGACGTGCACACGCCGCACGACCGGTTGACCGTCACCGCCACCGCGGTGGTCGAGACGCTGCCGCCCGGCGACCTGCTGGCCACCGCGACCTGGGCCGAGCTGGCCGACCCGGGCACGGTGGACCGTTGGCACGAGCTGCTGCTGCCGAGCCCGCACACCGCGCTCGACGACGAGCTGACCGCACTGGCCGACGAGATCCGGGGTGGGCACGGCACGCCGCACGCCGCCGCTCGGGCCGTGTGCGAGACCGTGCGCGCCGAGGTGGCGTACGTGGCGGGTTCGACCGGTGTGCAGACCGACGCCGTGCAGGCCTGGCGGCAGCGCAGCGGCGTCTGCCAGGACCTCAGCCACCTGACCGTCGGGCTGCTCCGATCGATGGGCGTGCCGGCCCGGTACGTCTCCGGCTATCTGCACCCCACGCCGGACGCGCCGGTCGGCGAGACCGTCGTCGGCCAGAGCCACGCCTGGGTGGAATGGTGGGCCGGTCGGTGGATGGGCTTCGACCCGACCAACGGCGTGCCGATCGGCGAGCGGCACGTGGTGATCGGCCGCGGCCGGGAGTACGGCGATGTGCCGCCCCTCAAAGGCGTCTACGCCGGCCCGCCCAACACCGGCCAGGGCGTCGAGGTGAAGATCACCCGGGTCCGCTAGCGGTCGACGGTGTCGGTGGCGGCCATCACGCGCAGGGCGTTGGCGGCCAGGCCGATCCGCAGCGGCGTGTAGCCCCGCGGCTCCCCGTCGACCTCGACCGGCACCGGGCGGTCGGTCTCGACCAGGATCTCGTCGGTGGCCAGGAACGGATCCTCGCCGTGGGAGCGGCGGTGGCCGGTCGCCGCGTTGCGGGCCGTCTCGCGCAGGAGCCGCGCGCGGTTGGCGTCGCCGACGGGGTACGCGACCAGCAGCCGGTCGTCGGCGTCGGCGTCGGCGGTGATCGGGCGGCCGGCGTGGAACCCGCCATTGGCGACGTAGAGCTGATGGGTCACGTAGTCGTGCGACCGGCCGTCGGTGCGCACGGTCACCCGCATCGCCCGGTGGCGGGTGAGCAGGGCCAGCGCGGTCGCGGGATAGGCGAGGCGGCCGATGACCTTCTTGAGCCGCGGCGGGGCGGTCGCGAAGATCGCGGCGGACAGGCCGATGCCGACGTGGTTGGCGAACGGCATGTCGCCGGCCAGGCCCAGGTCGACGTCGATCACCTTGCCGCCGGTCAGGATGGCGACGGCGGCGTCGAGGTCGAGCGGGATGCCGAGCGTACGGGCGAAGTTGTTGGTCGTGCCCAATGGCAGCAGCCCGAGCGCGACGTCGCGGTGCGCCAGATGCCGGGCGGCAGCGCCGATCGTGCCGTCACCGCCGCCGACGACGAGCAGGTCCGGCCCGAGCTCCGTCGCCGACTCCAGGCTGCTGCGCAACTGTCTCGGGTCCTCGATCGGGAACCGGCCCAACAGCTCGAACCCGGCGGCCTCGACCCGGCGCAGCACCTCGGGATAGAGCCGGCGGCCCCGCCGGGAGTGGGCGTTGACCAGCAGCACGGCCCGGCGGCCCGTGCGGATCGCCGAGGTCAGCTCCGGCTTCGTGCGCATGGGGGGTCCTCGTCGGTCGGGGAGATATTCGGGTGCGTCCCGGGCGGCCGGCTCGCTAGCCTGGCGACATGGTTGGGCCAGCACGCACGACGACGCCGGGATGTCCCGGCGTGCCTCGCTGACCCTACCGTCATCGATCCAGCCCCGGGCGACTCCGCCGGGGCTGTGCTGTTGGTGGGGTCGTCGCGGCCGTCTCAACAGGAGCCACCATGATCGACCATCGCAAGCTCGGGCGTGAGCTCGGCATCTTCCATTCTGATCCACGCTCGGGTGCGGGCCTGCCGCTGTGGTTGCCGGCGGGCGCCGCGGCCCGGCACGCGGTCGAGGAATACCTGCGCGACCTCGAGCAGCGCAACGGCTACCAGCACGTCTACTCGCCACCGTTGGGGCGACGGGAGCTGTTCGAGCTGTCCGGCCATCTCGGCTACTTCGCCGACGACATGTTCCCGCCGATGCGGCTGTCGTCCGACGACGAGCTGATGCTGCGGCCCGCGCTCTGTCCGCACCACTGTCTGGTCTACCTCGCGCGCGGGCGCTCGTACCGGGAGCTGCCGTTGCGGATAGCGGAGATCGGCGGCATGTACCGCAGTGAGCGGTCCGGCGTGCTCGGCGGGTTGTCGCGGGTCCGGGCGATCCATCTCAACGACGCCCACATCTTCTGTGCCCTCTCGTCCGTCGGCGAGGAGGTGGCGTCGGTGCTGTCCCTGGTCGACGCCGCGCATGCGGCCCTCGGCGTGCGGGTGAGCTCGCTGCGGCTCTCGCTGCGGGGGCCTGGCGCGAAATACATCGGGTCGCCCGAGTCGTGGGAGATGGCGGAGTCGCTGCTGCGGTCGGCACTGGGCGACCGGTCCTATGTGGAGGCGCCCGGTGACGCGGCGTTCTACGGGCCTAAGATCGACATCCAGGTGGCGGACGCGGCGGGGCGGGAGTGGACCCTGTCGACCGTACAGCTGGATTTCGACAAGCCGGAGCGCTTCGATTTGTCCTATGTGGATGCGTCTGGTTCGCGGCAACGGCCTGTTCTCGTGCACCGCAGCCTGGTGGGCAGCATGGAGCGGCTGTTCGGTTACCTGATCGAGGCGCACGAGGGTGCGTTCCCGGTCTGGTACGCGCCGGTGCAGGTGCGGGTGCTGCCGGTGTCGGAGGGTGTCGCGGGGGCGGCGTACTCGTTCTCGGCCGCGGCGGCGTCGCGCGGTCTGCGGGTCGACGTCGACGTCGAGGGCGGGTCGCTGGGGGCCCGCATCCGCGACGCGGCGGCGCTGCGGGTGCCCTACGTGGCGGTGATCGGCGAGCGCGAGGCCGCCGGCGGTCAGGTGGCGTTGCGGCTGCGCGGCGGTCGCGAGCTGCCGCCGATGCCGATCGCGGACGCGCTCCGGCTGATCGGCGAAGAAGGAAGGCTCCCTTCCTGACGGGAGCGGTCAGCGCTGGTAGACGTCGGGCACGCCGTCGGCGTCGTCGTCGCGCTCTTCCTCTTCCACGAGCGTGCGGTAGTGGCGGTTGCGGGCGCGCAGCACCACGCTCGCCACTATCGCCGCCACCACCGAGCCGGCGAGGATGCCCAGCTTCGCGGCTTCGTCGCGGGGGCTGCCGGGGCCGAACGCGAGCTCGCCGATCAACAGCGAGACGGTGAAGCCCACGCCCGCGAGCATCGCCACGCCGAGCACGTCCCACCAGGACAGCCCTTCGCTGAGTTGGGCGCGGGTGAAGCGCTGCACCAGCCAGCTCGAGGCCAGGACACCGACGGTCTTGCCCACCACCAGGCCCAGCACGATGCCGATCGTCACCGGGTCGGTGACCGCGTCGCCGCCCGCGATCGTCACTCCCGCCGCGAAGAAGGCGAACAGCGGCACCGCGAAGCCGGCGGACAACGGGCGCCACCGGTGCTCGAAGTGCTCGGCCAGCCCAGGCCCCTCGCCAGGCGCGCGGCGGCGCACCGGGACGGCGAACGCGAGCAGCACGCCGGCCACGGTGGCGTGCACCCCGGACGCGTGCACCAGCGCCCACGTCACCAAGGCCAGGGGCAGCAGCAGCCACCACGACCGCACCCGGCGCTGCACCAGCACCGCGAAGGCGGCGAGCGGCACGAGCGCCAGCAGCAGGGGCACCAGGTGCAGGCTCGACGTGTAGAAAACCGCGATCACCACGATCGCCAGCAGGTCGTCGACCACCGCCAGGGTGAGCAGGAACGTTCGCAGCGAGCTGGGCAGGTGGGTGTTGATCAGGCCGAGCACGGCGAGCGCGAACGCGATGTCGGTCGCGCTCGGAATGGCCCAGCCCCGCGGCGCGCCGTCGGCCGCGGCGAGGTTGACCACCGTATAGATCAGCGCGGGCACTGCCATACCGCCGACCGCGGCGGCGACCGGCAGGGCAGCCCGCCGCGGATCGCGCAGGTCACCGGCGACGAACTCCCGTTTGAGCTCCAGGCCGGCGACGAAGAAGAAGATCGCGAGGAGACCGTCCGCCGTCCATTCGGCAATGGACAGGTTCAGGTGCAGGGCGCTGGGTCCGAAATGCGCGTCGGAGATCCGCTCGTAGGTGCCCGATACCGGGGAGTTCGCCAGAATCACCGCGATCAACGCGGCGGCGACCAGCAGCAACCCACCGGCCGTCTCCGTGCGCAGGATGTCGGCGATGCGGGTGGACTCGACGAGGCTGCCCCGACCGAAAAGTCGGTTTGCTGGCTTTTGGTCGGTCACAGGCGTCTCCCGGCACGGTCGGCAACGGCATCGCCGACCAGCCTTCCCGGCACACCTCCCTCGACCCTACTTGGTCAACTCGTGGTTGGCTGTGGCCCGTGCTGCATCTACGGATCATCGTGCCGGCCGCGCTCCGGCCGGACGTCGAGCGCCTGTTGCACGGCACGGCGGCCGTGACCCATGTCGTCGTGCTCCCCGGCGCGGCCACCCAGCCGGTCGGCGACCTCGTGCTGGCCGACGTCGTGCGGGAGGGTGCGAGTGACGTCATCGAGGCGCTGCGCGCCCTCGGGGTCGAGGCGATCGTCGCGGAGAACGTCGACGTGCCGCTGTCCCGGTACGCCGACCGGGCGGCCCGCCGCACGCCGGGCCTCGGCGTCGACGCGGTGGTGTGGGAGGAGATCGAGCACCGCACGGGCGAGGAGACGGAGCTGTCCGGCGCGTACCTGGCCTTCATGATCGTCGCCACCGCGATCGCCGGCATCGGTGTGCTGCTCGACCAGCCGATCCTGATCGTCGGCGCGATGGTGGTGGGTCCGGAGTTCGGTCCCCTGGCCGCGTTGTGCGTCGGCCTGGTCCAGGGCCGGTGGGCCCTGGTGCGGCGCTCGCTGATCGCCCTGGTCGTCGGGTTCGCGGTGGCGATGCTGGTCACGGTCGGCACCACCTGGCTGCTCGACGCGGCCGGCCTCGTCAGCAAGGAGATGCTGGTAGCCCCACGGCCGCTGACCGACTTCATCTGGCGGCCCGACGCGCTGTCCTGGGTCGTCGGCTTCCTCGCCGGCGTCGCCGGAATGCTGTCGCTGACCTCCGCCAAGTCGGCGACGCTGGTGGGCGTGCTGATCTCCGTAACCACGGTCCCAGCGGCGGCGAACGCCGCGGTGGCCCTGGCCTACGGCGTACGCGGGGAGGCGGTGGGTTCGGCGGCTCAGCTCGCGATCAACCTTGCCGCGATCGCGCTGGCAGGGGTGCTCACCCTGCTGGTCCAGCGGTTGTGGTGGCGGCGCACACGCCGGGCCCGGCCGGCGCCCACACCGATCGCCGGCAAGCGCGCCGACGCGTCCACGCCCTGAGGTCCGCGGCGCGGCTGCGGCCTCGCGGCACGGGTGGTCGTCCGGTCGTCGGGCGCTCGAAACTACCTATGAACCGATGCCATCGCGAAAACCCTTGGCGCCCGGTGATACGTCCGTCGACTGGAATACCGCAGGTATTCGGTGGCGGTTGGAATAGCGAACCTTTTCGACATGCCAACCACCCGGCGCCGCATGCTTCTTTGATTGTCTGCGTTTCGCAGCGGTCGTTTTGAGTCGACGGCCTGGGCCGACGCGGAATCGCCACTCGTGTCGCGAATGACTCGTCGCAGACCTGATCTCCGGCCTATGACCGCGCGGCGGTGGCATCCCGCAGGCGATCGCGGCTCTGGTTTACCATACGATTCGGTTTCGACAGGCACCGGAGTGGCCGCCGCCGTCTTCGCCGTTTACTGCTCAGCAAGCCCGGCTGCGTCCGGCTCACGAAACGCGACCGAGTCGGCGCGAGTTCCCTAGGGGCGGAGCTGATCGCCTCGGGCTGACCAGGCCCGGCTGTGGCGGGCTTGGCAGAGGTGATCGGAGTCGAGGCCGCCAGCCCAGTGGACGCGGCGCTGATCGCCTCGGGCTCACCAGGCCCGGCTGCGGCGCGCTTGGCAGAGGTGATCGGAGTCGAGGCCAGCCCAGCGGGCGCGGCGCTGATCGCCTGGGGCTCACCAGGCCCGGCTGCGGCGGGCTTGGCAGAGGTAATGGGAGTCGAGGTCAGCCCAGCGGACGCGGCGCTGATCGCCTCGGGCTGACCAGGCCCGGCTGCGGCGGGCTTGGCAGAGGTGATCGGAGTCGAGGCCAGCCCAGTGGACGCGGCGCTGATCGCCTCGGGCTGACCAGGCCCGGCTGCGGCGGGCTTGGCAGAGGTGATCGGAGTCGAGGCCAGCCCAGCGGACGCGGCGCTGATCGCCTCGGGCTGACCAGGCCCGGCTGCGGCGGGCTTGGCAGAGGTGATCGGAGTCGAGGCCAGCCCAGCGGACGCGGCGCTGATCGCCTCGGGCTGACCAGGCCCGGCTGCGGCGGGCTTGGCAGAGGTGATCGGAGTCGAGGCCAGCCCAGCGGACGCGGCGCTGATCGCCTCGGGCTGACCAGGCCCGGCTGCGGCGGGCTTGGCAGAGGTGATCGGAGTCGAGGCCAGCCCAGCGGACGCGGCGCTGATCGCCTCGGGCTGACCAGGCCCGGCTGCGGCGGGCTTGGCAGAGGTGATCGGAGTCGAGGCCAGCCCAGCGGACGCGGCGCTGATCGCCTCGGGCTGACCAGGCCCGGCTGCGGCGGGCTTGGCAGAGGTGATCGGAGTCGAGGCCAGCCCAGCGGACGCGGCGCTGATCGCCTCGGGCTGACCAGGCCCGGCTGCGGCGGGCTTGGCAGAGGTGATCGGAGTCGAGGCCAGCCCAGCGGACGCGGCGCTGATCGCCTCGGGCTCACCAGGCCCGGCCGCGCCCATCTCGGATAGGGATCGGCCGGCCGATGGTGCGCCCGTGGCACCCCCAGCCGCCAGGCCCGGAACGCCGCCGGGTCGGGGCGCAACCCGCTCGGCCGGCACCGCTGGGACGGGCTCGATGTCGACCGGCCCGGCGCGGACGGACTCGACCGGCCGGGCCGCTGTCAGTCGCTGATCCCACGCCGCCAGCACCTCCGCGTCACCGGGAACATGGCCATACGCGCGGCGCAACTTCCGGGCATGCCGCTGTGCCAGCCCCCATTCCCGATGTCGCGCATGCTCATGACGAAAATCATCACCCGCGACCGAATAATCGCGGCGTCGATTTTTATCTCGCGCGGCGGCCAACCGAGCCGCCGGAAAGAGTTGGAGCTGCCGCATATAGAAATTGTCTCGAAAGCCAGCTCACACCGCCACCATTCGATCTTCCAGAATAGTTCCGTCAGTGAAAATTTGGCTGTGCCAAATGGGAAACCGCACGCCCTACCAGGGCGATCCCACTCCCGCTCTCGTTCCGCTGGCCAAGCCGTCGCTGACCACGTAGATAGAAGCGGGGCATGCGTCTTACCCAGCCTTCAGATGAACGCTCCGGGTTGCCGGCCGACTCCGCTCTGCCTCCATCGACACATCACCCTCGTAAGCCGCCGGCGATGCGACACCGGCTCATTTGCGGTGCGTGGCCCTCCGCGGTGCGTGGCCCTCCGCGGTGCGTGGCCCTCCGCGGTGCGTGGCCCTCCGCGGTGCGTGGCCCTCCGCGGTGCGTGGCCCTCCGCGGTGCGTGGCCCTCCGCGGTGCGTGGCCCTCCGCGGTGCGTGGCCCTCCGCGGTGCGTGGCCCTCCGCGATGCGTGCATCGAAGCAGAGCAAAGGAGCGTAGCGTTACGCCGTGCGCCGCTGGCGATGCGACGCCGACCCAGGCGCGATACGTCGATGGAAGCAGAGCAAAGGAAAACTGGAGCGTCACGCCGCGACGGCGACGGCTGCGGCGAGGCCGATCCAGAAGATCTGCAGGGCGGTCCGGCGACCGATCGGTTCGACGGGGCGGCCGCCGAGCGAGAGCTTGCGTCGGGCCGCGGAGACGTTGGCCGGGAACATCGCGACCATGAGCAGTGCCAACCCGATCGCCGCGAAGCGGGCGGTGGCCGGGATGAGCAGGCCGACGGCGCCGATCAGCTCCAGCACGCCGGTGACCGTGACCAGCAGAGCCGGCCGCGGCAGCCCAGGCGGCACCATCGCGATCATGCCCGCCCGCATCTTGGGCGCGAAGTGGGCGAGGCCGGTGACCACGAACATGACCGCGAGCCCGACCCGGAGCGCGGGCAGCCAACCGTCGAGGGCGTCGATGCCGGCGAGGCCGGCCACGCGGGCGAGGACGAAACCGACAACGAGGAAGACGAGGGGTGCCATGACGGATCTCCAATCTTGTCATTGTCAAGTTAGCACCTCAACTTGTCAGTGGCAAGTTACAGTGGCGGCATGAGAGACACCCGGCCCTATCACCACGGCGACCTGCGCCGGACCCTGCTCGCGGCGGCCGCCGAGGCGATCACCGAGAGCGGCCCCGCCGCGTTGAGCCTGCGCGACCTCGCCCGCCGGGCCGGCGTCTCACATGCCGCGCCGGCCCACCACTTCGGCGACAAGGCCGGCCTGCTCACCGCGCTGGCCGCCGAGGGCTTCGACCTGCTGGCCGACGAGCTCGACCGCACCCGGGCCGCCGGCGGCGGGGTGCTCGAGGCCGGCGTGGGCTACGTCCGGTTCGCGGTCGCCCATCCCGCGCACTTCGACGTGATGTTCCAGCCGAAACTGTTCAACCGCACCGACCCGGAGCTACTGGCGGCCGAGGATCGTGCCTCGGGCGCGCTGGCAGCTGCCGTCGCCACAGTGGGCGCGAAGGAGCTACGCGGCTCCGACGCGCGCATCGCCGGCCTGTCCGCCTGGTCGATCGTGCACGGATTCGCGACGCTGTGGTTGAGCGGAGCGCTCCGGACGGACCTGGGCAATGATCCGGAGGAGGCGGCCCGCGCCGTGATCCGGCCGCTGTTCGCGCGGGGCTGAGCTACCAGCTGGTGGGGGAGGGCATGCCTTCCGCGTACCCGGCCGCCGACTGGACCCCGACCACGGCCCGCTCGTGGAAGTCCGGGATCGAGGCCGCCCCCGCATAGGTGAACGCGCTGCGTACCCCTGCGACGATCTCGTCGATCAGGTCCTCGACGCCGGGGCGGGCGGGGTCGAGGTACATCCGCGCCGACGAGATGCCCTCCTCGAACACCGCCTTGCGGGCCCGGTCGAACGGGCTGTCGTCGGCGGTGCGGGCGCTGACCGCGCGGGCCGACGCCATCCCGAAGCTCTCCTTGTAGCGCCGCCCGTCGGGGTCGGTGTAGAGGTCGCCGGGCGACTCGTAGGTTCCGGCGAACCAGGACCCGATCATCACGTTGGACGCCCCCGCGGCCAGGGCCAGCGCCACGTCGCGCGGATGGCGTACGCCGCCGTCGGCCCAGACGTGCCGACCCAGCGCCCGGGCCGCCAGAGCGCAGTCGAGCACGGCCGAGAACTGTGGCCGGCCGACCCCGGTCATCATCCGGGTCGTGCACATCGCGCCCGGTCCGACGCCGACCTTGATGATGTCGGCGCCCGCGTCCACCAGGTCACGCACCCCGGACGAAGTCACCACGTTGCCGGCGACGAGTGGCACGCTCGGGTCGAGCGCCCGCACCGACCGCAGCGCGGTCAGCATCTTCTCCTGGTGGCCGTGCGCGGTGTCGACGACCAGCGTGTCGACCCCGGCCTCGAGCAGCGCCGCCGCCTTGCCGACGACGTCGCCGTTGATGCCCACCGCGGCCGCGATCCGCAGCCGGCCCTTGGCGTCGAGCGCCGGCCGGTAGAGCGTCGCGCGCAGCGCCCCCGCCCGGGTCAGCACGCCGACCAGCCGGCCCTCGACGTCGATCACCGGTGCGATCCGGCGCCGGCCGGCCGACAGCGCGTCGAAGCCGCGTCGCGGGTCGGCCTCGGCCGGCACGGTCAGTAGCTCGGTCGACATCACGTGCCGGACCTGAGCGAACCGGTCGACGCCGACCAGGTCCGCCTCGGTGACCACGCCGACCGGGCGCTGACCCGCGTCGACCACGACCACCGCGCCGTGGGCCCGCTTGGGCAGCAGGTGGATGGCGTCACCAACCGTGTCGGTCGGGCCGAGCGTGATCGCGGTGTCGTGCACCAGGTGGCGCTGCTTGACCCAGCCCACCACGTCGGCGACCACGTCGATCGGGATGTCCTGCGGGATCACGGCCATCGCGCCCCGGCGGGACACCGTCTCGGCCATCCGGCGGCCGGCGACGGCGGTCATGTTGGCCACCACGAGCGGGATGGTGGTGCCGCTGCCGTCGTCGGTCGACAGGTCGACATCGAGCCGCGACACCAGCTCCGACCGGTTCGGCGTCATGAAGACGTCGCTGTACGTCAGATCGTGGCCGGGCGCGTTGCCGTCGAGAAATCTCACCCGGCCATCATTCCCGCGGCGCCGCCCAACCGCTAAGCGATCGTGCAGATCGGGGCGCCGGCGGTGACCGTGGCGCCGACCGCGGCCGCGAGCCCGGAGACGGTGCCGGCCTTGTGCGCGGTGATCGGCTGCTCCATCTTCATCGCCTCGAGCACCACGATCAGGTCTCCCTCGGCGACTTCGTCACCGTCAGCGACGGCGACCTTGACGATCGTGCCCTGCATCGGCGAGCTGAGCGTGTCGCCGCCGGACGCGCTCGGGCCGCTGCGCCCGGCCGACCGGCGCGCGGGGCGGGCCAGGGTGGCGGCGGCCGCCGTACCCTGGCCGAAGCCGGCGGGCAGGCGCACCTCGAGCCGCTTGCCGCCCACCTCGACCACGACGGTCTCGCGCTCCGCCTCCGCCGACGCGGCGGCCGCCGCGGCGTCGAACGGCGCCACCGTGTTGTCCCACTCCGTCTCGATCCACCGGGTGTGCACCCGGAACGGCTCCTCGGTGAACGCCGGGTCGCGCACCACCAGCCGGTGGAACGGCAGCGCGGTGGCCATGCCTTCGACCACCATCTCGTCGAGCGCGCGCCGGGACCGCTCCAGCGCCTCGGTGCGGGTCTCGCCAATGACGATGATCTTGGCAAGCAGCGAGTCGAAGTTGCCGCCGATGACGTCACCCTCGGTGATGCCGGCGTCCACGCGTACGCCCGGGCCGCTCGGCATCCGCAACGTCGTCACCGTGCCGGGCGCGGGGAGGAAGTTGCGGCCCGGGTCCTCGCCGTTGATCCGGAACTCGAAGGCGTGGCCGCGCGGCGTCGGATCCTCGGTGTGCCGCAGCGGCTCGCCGGCCGCGATCCGGAACTGCTCGCGCACCAGGTCGATGCCGGAGGTCTCCTCGGAGACGGGGTGCTCGACCTGCAGCCGGGTGTTGACCTCGAGGAACGAGATGGTGCCGTCGCCGCCGACGAGGTATTCCACGGTGCCGGCGCCCTCGTACGCCGCCTCCCGGCAGATCGCCTTGGCACTCTCGTGGATCTGCTTGCGCTGCTCGTCGGTGAGGAACGGCGCGGGGGCCTCCT
Protein-coding regions in this window:
- a CDS encoding alpha-E domain-containing protein, which translates into the protein MLSRIAESLYWIGRYVERAEDTARILDVHLHQMLADPWVPEETACRSLLSVMGAPVPDTGPLSAARVVALLGLAADNPSSVAGALAAARENARGARETVSSEMWECLNATWLALPEARARVEQQGVHAFFGWVRDRCAVLAGLTDATMSRDEGWLFLVLGRSVERVDMSARLLSTHVQAGGSIPSWLTLLRSCGAWETFLRTYRGSLDDRHAAEFLLLDRLFPRSVFAALSTAESCLTELAPGPGRAGVATDAQRIVGRSRTNLEFRGVDELLADLAGVLDGVERTCSQVNQAVSTRYFRQTSAVSWVTGAVA
- a CDS encoding transglutaminase family protein gives rise to the protein MNSWRLEIEHRTGFRYDGQVAASYNEARMTPRDEPHQAVLDARVEVWPEASTHRYVDYWGTVVTAFDVHTPHDRLTVTATAVVETLPPGDLLATATWAELADPGTVDRWHELLLPSPHTALDDELTALADEIRGGHGTPHAAARAVCETVRAEVAYVAGSTGVQTDAVQAWRQRSGVCQDLSHLTVGLLRSMGVPARYVSGYLHPTPDAPVGETVVGQSHAWVEWWAGRWMGFDPTNGVPIGERHVVIGRGREYGDVPPLKGVYAGPPNTGQGVEVKITRVR
- a CDS encoding YegS/Rv2252/BmrU family lipid kinase; translation: MRTKPELTSAIRTGRRAVLLVNAHSRRGRRLYPEVLRRVEAAGFELLGRFPIEDPRQLRSSLESATELGPDLLVVGGGDGTIGAAARHLAHRDVALGLLPLGTTNNFARTLGIPLDLDAAVAILTGGKVIDVDLGLAGDMPFANHVGIGLSAAIFATAPPRLKKVIGRLAYPATALALLTRHRAMRVTVRTDGRSHDYVTHQLYVANGGFHAGRPITADADADDRLLVAYPVGDANRARLLRETARNAATGHRRSHGEDPFLATDEILVETDRPVPVEVDGEPRGYTPLRIGLAANALRVMAATDTVDR
- the thrS gene encoding threonine--tRNA ligase, which encodes MIDHRKLGRELGIFHSDPRSGAGLPLWLPAGAAARHAVEEYLRDLEQRNGYQHVYSPPLGRRELFELSGHLGYFADDMFPPMRLSSDDELMLRPALCPHHCLVYLARGRSYRELPLRIAEIGGMYRSERSGVLGGLSRVRAIHLNDAHIFCALSSVGEEVASVLSLVDAAHAALGVRVSSLRLSLRGPGAKYIGSPESWEMAESLLRSALGDRSYVEAPGDAAFYGPKIDIQVADAAGREWTLSTVQLDFDKPERFDLSYVDASGSRQRPVLVHRSLVGSMERLFGYLIEAHEGAFPVWYAPVQVRVLPVSEGVAGAAYSFSAAAASRGLRVDVDVEGGSLGARIRDAAALRVPYVAVIGEREAAGGQVALRLRGGRELPPMPIADALRLIGEEGRLPS
- the nhaA gene encoding Na+/H+ antiporter NhaA, with product MTDQKPANRLFGRGSLVESTRIADILRTETAGGLLLVAAALIAVILANSPVSGTYERISDAHFGPSALHLNLSIAEWTADGLLAIFFFVAGLELKREFVAGDLRDPRRAALPVAAAVGGMAVPALIYTVVNLAAADGAPRGWAIPSATDIAFALAVLGLINTHLPSSLRTFLLTLAVVDDLLAIVVIAVFYTSSLHLVPLLLALVPLAAFAVLVQRRVRSWWLLLPLALVTWALVHASGVHATVAGVLLAFAVPVRRRAPGEGPGLAEHFEHRWRPLSAGFAVPLFAFFAAGVTIAGGDAVTDPVTIGIVLGLVVGKTVGVLASSWLVQRFTRAQLSEGLSWWDVLGVAMLAGVGFTVSLLIGELAFGPGSPRDEAAKLGILAGSVVAAIVASVVLRARNRHYRTLVEEEERDDDADGVPDVYQR
- a CDS encoding DUF389 domain-containing protein; protein product: MLHLRIIVPAALRPDVERLLHGTAAVTHVVVLPGAATQPVGDLVLADVVREGASDVIEALRALGVEAIVAENVDVPLSRYADRAARRTPGLGVDAVVWEEIEHRTGEETELSGAYLAFMIVATAIAGIGVLLDQPILIVGAMVVGPEFGPLAALCVGLVQGRWALVRRSLIALVVGFAVAMLVTVGTTWLLDAAGLVSKEMLVAPRPLTDFIWRPDALSWVVGFLAGVAGMLSLTSAKSATLVGVLISVTTVPAAANAAVALAYGVRGEAVGSAAQLAINLAAIALAGVLTLLVQRLWWRRTRRARPAPTPIAGKRADASTP
- a CDS encoding DoxX family membrane protein; translation: MAPLVFLVVGFVLARVAGLAGIDALDGWLPALRVGLAVMFVVTGLAHFAPKMRAGMIAMVPPGLPRPALLVTVTGVLELIGAVGLLIPATARFAAIGLALLMVAMFPANVSAARRKLSLGGRPVEPIGRRTALQIFWIGLAAAVAVAA
- a CDS encoding TetR/AcrR family transcriptional regulator, which gives rise to MRDTRPYHHGDLRRTLLAAAAEAITESGPAALSLRDLARRAGVSHAAPAHHFGDKAGLLTALAAEGFDLLADELDRTRAAGGGVLEAGVGYVRFAVAHPAHFDVMFQPKLFNRTDPELLAAEDRASGALAAAVATVGAKELRGSDARIAGLSAWSIVHGFATLWLSGALRTDLGNDPEEAARAVIRPLFARG
- a CDS encoding GuaB1 family IMP dehydrogenase-related protein; this encodes MRFLDGNAPGHDLTYSDVFMTPNRSELVSRLDVDLSTDDGSGTTIPLVVANMTAVAGRRMAETVSRRGAMAVIPQDIPIDVVADVVGWVKQRHLVHDTAITLGPTDTVGDAIHLLPKRAHGAVVVVDAGQRPVGVVTEADLVGVDRFAQVRHVMSTELLTVPAEADPRRGFDALSAGRRRIAPVIDVEGRLVGVLTRAGALRATLYRPALDAKGRLRIAAAVGINGDVVGKAAALLEAGVDTLVVDTAHGHQEKMLTALRSVRALDPSVPLVAGNVVTSSGVRDLVDAGADIIKVGVGPGAMCTTRMMTGVGRPQFSAVLDCALAARALGRHVWADGGVRHPRDVALALAAGASNVMIGSWFAGTYESPGDLYTDPDGRRYKESFGMASARAVSARTADDSPFDRARKAVFEEGISSARMYLDPARPGVEDLIDEIVAGVRSAFTYAGAASIPDFHERAVVGVQSAAGYAEGMPSPTSW